Proteins encoded in a region of the Corynebacterium genitalium ATCC 33030 genome:
- a CDS encoding ABC transporter substrate-binding protein translates to MVELSRRQLLGTAAVAGSATALAACSPTMPAENIDTSGPPRKGGTLRVGLVGGSTADTVDAHIPASASDAARVVNLYEPLVRRGYEYELENRLAESLEPNGDATEWTIRLREGVKFSDGRPVRPEDVIATYERVADPDDPKNGAGSIAHIEAMNVVDDRTLTISLSRPDATLTDALAEYQMGIVPEDYDPENPIGAGPFKLVSFSAGRETVMERNEHYFLGPANLDRVEVVDFYQEDAMLNALLSSQVDGIGALNHALVRVIESDPRMHVVSSETGMWLPFTMRVDHEPFDDERVRQAMRLACARPGMVDQVFSGEGQVGNDMFALYDPAYPHEFPQREQNIEEAKKLLADAGYPDGIDVTLATSEIASGAVRAAQVFTEQVRDAGIRVKIDQVDSTTFWADGNYLSYPFSQTFYYTRNFLEQVNRCATEEAPFNETHWVDDEFTARVEAARGIVDDRERSKEIKELQREFYDRGGYIIWGFPNQVDAYHNYVVGARPHPSGVALSQALFYDMWIAEA, encoded by the coding sequence ATGGTTGAACTTTCGCGCCGGCAGTTGCTGGGCACCGCGGCGGTCGCTGGTTCGGCGACTGCCCTCGCGGCATGCTCGCCAACGATGCCTGCTGAAAATATCGATACGTCGGGCCCGCCGCGCAAGGGTGGCACCCTGCGCGTCGGACTCGTGGGCGGCTCCACCGCCGACACCGTCGACGCGCACATTCCCGCCAGTGCCAGCGATGCCGCCCGCGTGGTCAATCTGTACGAGCCCCTCGTACGCCGCGGCTACGAATACGAGCTGGAAAACCGTCTCGCCGAGAGCCTCGAGCCGAATGGGGACGCGACCGAGTGGACCATTCGGCTGCGTGAGGGCGTGAAATTCTCCGACGGCCGCCCGGTGCGCCCTGAGGATGTGATTGCCACCTACGAGCGTGTCGCCGACCCGGACGACCCGAAGAACGGCGCAGGGTCCATCGCCCACATCGAAGCCATGAACGTCGTCGACGACCGCACGCTGACCATCTCGTTGTCGCGACCCGACGCGACCTTGACCGATGCGCTCGCCGAGTACCAGATGGGCATCGTCCCTGAAGACTACGACCCGGAGAATCCGATCGGTGCCGGCCCTTTCAAGCTGGTCAGCTTCTCCGCCGGCCGTGAGACTGTCATGGAGCGCAACGAGCATTACTTCCTCGGCCCCGCCAACCTGGACCGCGTCGAGGTCGTCGACTTCTACCAGGAGGACGCGATGCTCAACGCGCTTTTGTCCTCCCAGGTCGACGGCATCGGGGCGCTCAACCACGCACTGGTCCGCGTCATCGAGTCTGACCCGCGCATGCACGTCGTCAGTTCTGAAACCGGCATGTGGCTCCCCTTCACCATGCGCGTCGACCACGAGCCCTTCGATGACGAGCGCGTCCGCCAAGCCATGCGCCTGGCCTGCGCGCGCCCCGGCATGGTCGACCAAGTCTTCTCCGGCGAGGGCCAGGTCGGCAACGACATGTTCGCCCTCTACGACCCGGCGTACCCGCACGAATTCCCCCAGCGCGAGCAAAACATCGAAGAAGCAAAGAAGTTGCTTGCCGACGCCGGCTACCCCGACGGCATCGACGTCACCCTTGCCACCTCCGAAATCGCCTCAGGCGCTGTCCGCGCCGCGCAGGTGTTCACGGAGCAGGTCCGCGACGCCGGAATCCGCGTGAAGATCGACCAAGTCGACTCCACCACCTTCTGGGCCGACGGAAACTACCTGTCCTATCCCTTCTCCCAGACCTTCTACTACACGCGAAACTTCCTCGAGCAAGTCAACCGTTGCGCCACCGAGGAGGCACCGTTCAACGAGACGCACTGGGTCGACGACGAATTCACCGCCCGCGTCGAAGCCGCCCGCGGCATTGTCGACGACCGCGAGCGCAGCAAGGAGATCAAGGAGCTCCAGCGCGAATTCTACGACCGCGGCGGATACATCATCTGGGGCTTCCCCAACCAGGTGGACGCGTACCACAACTACGTGGTCGGAGCGCGCCCCCACCCAAGTGGCGTTGCACTGTCCCAGGCGTTGTTCTACGACATGTGGATTGCGGAGGCCTAG
- a CDS encoding ABC transporter permease, with amino-acid sequence MGKLIARRLGLSIFILLAVSVIIFCATLLLPGDPARAILGQQATPERIAALQAEMNLDKNPVERYFLWLGGVLTGDFGTSTTTGGPVSELLGEPLVNSLVLMVLAALIAIPLGILVGIYAAWWRGFRRDQAITWVTLILAAMPEFVIGILLVTVFATSVFQVLPAVTMSQPGASVWSYPSQLVLPTLTLALVVSPYIARMTRATMIETLDSGYVEMARLKGVPERRVIFRHALPHAIGPIAQVVAIQLAWLAGGIVVVEYLFRYPGLGVAMIDAVNYRDVQVVQAVTLLIAAVYVVVNLLADVIGIMANPKLRSN; translated from the coding sequence ATGGGCAAACTCATCGCTCGCCGACTCGGCTTGAGCATCTTCATTCTTTTGGCAGTGTCCGTCATCATTTTCTGCGCCACGCTGCTCCTGCCGGGCGACCCCGCCCGCGCCATCCTGGGCCAGCAGGCTACCCCGGAGCGCATCGCCGCGCTCCAAGCCGAAATGAACCTGGACAAAAACCCCGTCGAACGCTACTTCCTGTGGCTCGGCGGCGTGTTGACGGGCGACTTCGGCACCTCCACCACCACCGGCGGCCCGGTGTCCGAGCTGCTCGGTGAACCGCTGGTCAACTCTTTGGTCTTGATGGTTTTGGCGGCGTTGATCGCGATTCCGCTGGGCATTCTCGTCGGCATCTATGCGGCGTGGTGGCGTGGCTTCCGCCGCGACCAGGCCATCACTTGGGTCACCCTGATCCTCGCCGCGATGCCGGAATTCGTCATCGGTATTTTGCTGGTCACGGTTTTCGCAACCTCGGTCTTTCAGGTGCTGCCCGCGGTGACGATGTCGCAGCCGGGCGCCTCTGTCTGGTCGTACCCGTCGCAGCTCGTGCTGCCGACGTTGACCCTCGCGCTGGTCGTCAGCCCGTACATCGCTCGCATGACCCGCGCCACGATGATCGAGACCCTCGACTCGGGCTATGTCGAAATGGCCCGTCTCAAAGGCGTGCCTGAGCGCCGCGTCATCTTCCGCCACGCGCTCCCCCACGCTATCGGCCCCATCGCCCAGGTCGTCGCGATCCAGCTGGCATGGCTCGCCGGCGGCATTGTCGTGGTCGAGTACCTGTTCCGCTACCCGGGCCTCGGCGTCGCCATGATCGACGCCGTCAACTACCGAGACGTCCAGGTCGTGCAGGCGGTCACCCTCCTGATCGCCGCCGTCTACGTCGTTGTCAACCTGCTTGCCGATGTCATCGGCATCATGGCCAACCCCAAGCTAAGGAGCAACTAA
- a CDS encoding ABC transporter permease, which translates to MTQPHNTGAESVESLKADKAAATEPAAAHTESSAANSATGAPCDVRTGDELKASLSKPDPLLKRIWAQPEGKVGMILTGLVLLIALIGYFFTEQLTGYSTTEFLGLPFTSDGVFGTDNLGRSVASRFIGGGLILLITAFLATVLGMVVGTVLGMIAGYTGGATDAVIMRINDVLLAFPQLIFAMLAIVIFGPSATVLVLVIGLTHAPRIARVARSATQSVTNEDYIRAAQMYSVPHWKILTQEILPNITGPLSVEAGLRLTYSIGSIASLSFLGLGIQPPAADWGLMINENRIALSIQPWGVVLPVIAIAVLTIGTNMLADATARATASTATPIKRTGTTIPSDRQDKVAPIINEDTRSRTTQAAPKENA; encoded by the coding sequence ATGACCCAGCCGCACAATACTGGCGCCGAGTCCGTAGAGTCGCTCAAGGCTGACAAGGCCGCCGCGACTGAGCCGGCTGCCGCGCACACCGAAAGCAGCGCCGCTAACAGCGCTACCGGCGCCCCCTGCGATGTCAGGACCGGCGACGAGCTGAAAGCCTCCCTGTCCAAACCCGACCCGCTGCTCAAGCGCATCTGGGCGCAGCCGGAGGGCAAGGTCGGCATGATCCTCACCGGTCTAGTGCTCCTGATCGCGTTGATCGGTTATTTCTTCACCGAGCAGCTCACCGGTTACTCCACCACCGAGTTCCTCGGCCTCCCGTTCACCTCCGACGGCGTCTTCGGCACCGACAACCTCGGCCGCTCCGTCGCCTCCCGCTTCATCGGCGGCGGACTGATCCTGCTCATCACGGCGTTTTTGGCGACGGTGCTGGGCATGGTCGTCGGCACGGTGCTCGGCATGATCGCCGGCTACACCGGCGGTGCAACCGACGCTGTGATCATGCGCATCAACGATGTCCTCCTGGCCTTCCCGCAGCTGATCTTCGCGATGCTCGCCATCGTGATTTTCGGCCCCTCCGCGACCGTCCTAGTGCTCGTCATCGGCCTGACCCACGCACCGCGCATCGCCCGCGTGGCGCGCTCGGCCACCCAGTCGGTCACCAACGAGGACTACATCCGCGCCGCCCAGATGTACTCGGTGCCGCACTGGAAGATCCTCACCCAAGAGATCCTGCCGAATATCACCGGCCCGCTGTCCGTCGAGGCCGGGCTGCGCCTGACCTACTCCATCGGTTCCATTGCGTCCCTGTCCTTCCTGGGCCTGGGCATCCAGCCGCCGGCCGCTGACTGGGGCCTGATGATCAATGAGAACCGCATCGCGTTGTCCATCCAGCCGTGGGGCGTGGTTCTGCCGGTCATCGCCATTGCGGTGCTCACCATCGGCACCAACATGCTTGCCGACGCCACCGCCCGCGCCACCGCCTCCACCGCCACCCCCATCAAGCGCACCGGCACCACTATCCCGAGCGACCGCCAGGACAAGGTCGCCCCCATCATCAACGAAGACACCCGCAGCCGCACCACCCAGGCTGCCCCGAAGGAGAACGCATGA
- a CDS encoding ABC transporter ATP-binding protein: MTTSINADGKGPKKSSISGRDSLWSSTGGEGDYVPPVRNDDTLVLRIRDLRMATYSGTEILHGVDIDLYRGEIVGLVGESGSGKTTAGLAALGHVRTGLTITDGSVTLYSRDDKTTDVLTLSEDDVRDMRGSRVAYIPQDPALSLNPAMRIGDQIREVLDIHGYGSSSSERAERVREVMRDVDLPDTDEYLARWPHQLSGGQQQRVGIAMAFAMYPDVLILDEPTTGLDVTTQNHVLKTIRTMTMKNDVASLYITHDLAVVGELVDRVIVMLRGDIVEEGPYNAVLYNPKHAYTRKLLGAIPDLEGDKDIAGNDRWTNSWAEVHGDPAASAETPLLQVRDLEMAYGDNKVLHGINLAIEAGESTLLLGESGSGKTTLARSIAGLNPGYTGDVLLRGKELAHSSRDRTLEHRKDVQYIFQSPFSSLNPRRTIGESMSVPLIMAGELSRDEQRAIVEETLEAVQLDRSFYDRRPGDLSGGERQRAAIGRALVNAPSVLVCDEITSALDVSVQASILQLLAELRYERGLSLLFVTHNIALARHIATRVAVLNKGVIVDDGPVDDVLDNPLHDYTRSLLTNIPSL, translated from the coding sequence ATGACCACCTCGATTAATGCGGACGGCAAGGGGCCGAAGAAGTCGTCGATAAGCGGAAGAGACTCGCTGTGGTCCTCGACTGGCGGCGAAGGCGACTACGTACCCCCTGTACGCAACGACGACACGCTCGTGCTGCGCATCCGCGACCTGCGGATGGCGACCTACAGCGGCACCGAGATCCTCCACGGCGTCGACATCGACCTCTACCGCGGCGAAATTGTCGGCCTCGTCGGCGAATCCGGTTCCGGTAAGACCACCGCCGGACTTGCAGCGCTCGGCCACGTGCGCACCGGCCTGACCATCACAGACGGATCCGTCACGCTCTACTCCCGCGACGACAAAACCACCGATGTCCTTACGCTTAGCGAAGACGACGTGCGCGACATGCGCGGCTCCCGCGTTGCCTATATCCCGCAGGACCCCGCGCTCAGCCTCAACCCGGCGATGCGCATCGGCGACCAGATCCGCGAGGTCCTCGACATCCACGGGTACGGCTCCAGCTCGTCCGAGCGCGCCGAACGCGTCCGCGAAGTCATGCGCGATGTCGATCTGCCCGACACCGACGAATACCTGGCACGCTGGCCGCACCAGCTCTCCGGAGGGCAGCAGCAGCGCGTCGGCATCGCCATGGCGTTCGCCATGTACCCCGACGTGCTCATCCTCGACGAGCCGACCACCGGCCTCGACGTGACCACCCAGAACCATGTCCTGAAAACGATCCGCACCATGACGATGAAGAACGACGTCGCCTCGCTCTACATCACCCACGACCTGGCTGTCGTCGGCGAGCTCGTCGACCGCGTCATCGTCATGCTCCGCGGCGACATCGTCGAGGAAGGCCCCTACAACGCCGTCCTGTATAACCCGAAGCACGCCTACACCCGCAAGCTCCTCGGCGCCATCCCCGACCTGGAAGGTGACAAGGACATCGCGGGCAACGACCGCTGGACCAACTCCTGGGCCGAGGTCCACGGCGACCCCGCAGCGTCCGCTGAAACGCCGCTTCTCCAAGTCCGCGATCTCGAAATGGCGTACGGCGACAACAAGGTCCTGCACGGCATCAACCTCGCCATCGAAGCCGGCGAATCCACGCTACTCCTCGGCGAATCCGGCTCCGGCAAGACCACCCTCGCCCGCTCGATCGCCGGCCTCAACCCCGGCTACACCGGCGACGTGCTGCTGCGCGGCAAAGAACTCGCGCACTCCAGCCGCGACCGCACCCTCGAGCACCGCAAGGACGTGCAGTACATCTTCCAATCGCCGTTTTCATCGCTGAACCCGCGGCGCACCATCGGTGAATCGATGAGCGTGCCGCTTATCATGGCGGGCGAACTGTCCCGCGACGAGCAACGCGCCATCGTCGAGGAGACCCTCGAAGCCGTGCAGCTCGACCGCAGCTTCTACGACCGCCGTCCCGGCGACCTGTCCGGCGGCGAGCGCCAACGCGCCGCGATCGGCCGCGCGCTCGTCAACGCGCCGTCGGTCCTCGTGTGCGACGAGATCACCTCGGCCCTCGACGTGTCAGTCCAGGCGTCGATCCTGCAGCTGCTCGCCGAACTCCGCTACGAGCGTGGCCTATCGCTGCTGTTTGTCACGCACAACATCGCGCTCGCCCGGCACATCGCCACACGCGTCGCTGTGCTCAACAAGGGCGTCATCGTCGACGACGGTCCTGTCGACGACGTTCTCGACAACCCGCTCCACGACTACACGCGCAGCTTGCTAACGAATATCCCGTCGCTCTAG
- a CDS encoding choline/carnitine O-acyltransferase, whose protein sequence is MAHPTSHPATTDLKPLPVPPLDGTLDAYSHALEAVLDGSALEHAREVVESFRTGAGPRLDAQLRERAAQREAAGTNWLNDEWYSSYLSTRSPLTLASNVGFQIAFPASGGPTAAGAAATNPADLDRAVEFIRRAAAVHLAAAADALPEDVDARGNRITMNQWFVYAGGIRHPEEGEDGIIATQLGAANREIGVFVDGRLFALPVSNAEGAPLSAGALRDSLATVLELAAQPGEAAQDFNAPSLLGSGILADLLPMILDKGSNRATYERLSDMLFTIDIQDAAADAPATSDTERIREATFAPRGAWVYKPLSYQISLNSDWAAVHVEHSCQDGATLVTAISRMQDAELTDATDTTDAADSADASAEPEELAWDLDDATQQTISAQLDDVRKAAGKLAADIITVPHTIPAEPPFKISRDASAQITMHIAQQLTYGHVRAVYEAVDMREFRAGRTECLRAATPEAVLFAEKLIDGTATPHDLTSALDAHRGWVKRCKSGNGFDRHIQMMASIDDSDVFFTDLAATAARRDFLSTTSIGGANQIVRYCFAPTLPEGFGISYTPLPNDAEFCVSWNTSTAEQPAKFRANLVAAAAMFWDFCGEIR, encoded by the coding sequence GTGGCACACCCCACTTCCCACCCCGCAACGACAGACCTCAAGCCGTTGCCCGTCCCGCCGCTCGACGGCACGCTCGACGCGTACAGCCACGCCCTCGAAGCGGTCCTCGACGGCAGCGCACTGGAGCATGCGCGGGAGGTCGTCGAAAGCTTCCGCACGGGAGCCGGTCCACGCCTCGACGCGCAGCTGCGGGAACGCGCGGCCCAGCGCGAAGCAGCGGGCACCAATTGGCTTAACGACGAATGGTATTCCTCCTACCTCTCCACCCGCTCCCCCTTGACCCTGGCGTCAAATGTGGGGTTCCAGATCGCCTTCCCTGCGTCCGGTGGCCCTACCGCAGCCGGTGCTGCGGCCACCAACCCTGCCGACCTGGACCGCGCCGTCGAATTCATCCGCCGTGCCGCTGCCGTCCACCTCGCCGCTGCAGCTGACGCCCTGCCCGAGGATGTCGATGCCCGTGGCAACCGCATTACCATGAACCAGTGGTTCGTCTACGCAGGCGGTATCAGGCATCCGGAGGAGGGGGAAGACGGGATCATCGCGACACAGCTCGGCGCCGCGAACCGCGAGATCGGCGTGTTCGTCGACGGCCGACTTTTCGCGCTACCTGTCAGTAACGCCGAAGGCGCTCCCCTGTCCGCCGGTGCCCTGCGCGACAGTCTCGCCACGGTGCTGGAACTCGCGGCGCAACCTGGCGAGGCCGCCCAGGACTTCAACGCCCCGTCGCTGCTCGGCTCCGGCATTCTCGCCGACCTTCTGCCGATGATCCTCGACAAGGGCAGCAACCGCGCCACCTACGAGCGCCTCAGCGACATGCTGTTCACTATTGACATCCAGGACGCCGCAGCCGACGCCCCCGCGACAAGCGACACCGAGCGCATCCGCGAGGCCACCTTCGCCCCGCGCGGCGCCTGGGTATACAAGCCATTGAGCTACCAAATCAGCCTGAACAGCGACTGGGCTGCCGTGCATGTCGAGCACTCGTGCCAGGACGGCGCGACCCTCGTTACCGCGATCAGCCGCATGCAGGATGCGGAGCTGACCGACGCGACCGACACGACCGACGCGGCCGACTCGGCCGACGCAAGCGCCGAACCGGAAGAGCTCGCGTGGGACCTCGACGACGCGACACAGCAGACGATTTCCGCGCAACTGGACGATGTCCGGAAAGCTGCCGGGAAGCTGGCGGCGGACATCATCACGGTCCCTCACACCATCCCGGCGGAGCCGCCGTTCAAGATCAGCCGCGACGCGTCGGCACAGATCACCATGCACATCGCCCAGCAGCTCACGTACGGGCACGTGCGCGCGGTGTATGAGGCCGTCGATATGCGCGAATTCCGCGCCGGCCGCACCGAGTGCCTGCGCGCCGCCACGCCCGAAGCGGTCTTGTTCGCAGAAAAGCTTATCGACGGCACCGCCACCCCCCACGACCTCACCTCCGCCCTCGACGCCCACCGCGGCTGGGTGAAGCGCTGCAAGTCCGGCAATGGATTCGACCGCCACATCCAGATGATGGCCAGCATCGACGACTCCGACGTTTTCTTCACCGACCTCGCCGCCACGGCCGCACGTCGCGATTTCCTGTCCACGACCTCCATCGGCGGCGCTAACCAGATCGTGCGCTACTGCTTCGCGCCGACCCTGCCGGAAGGCTTCGGCATCTCGTATACCCCGCTTCCTAACGACGCCGAATTCTGCGTCTCCTGGAACACCAGCACCGCTGAGCAGCCTGCGAAATTCCGCGCGAATCTCGTCGCAGCCGCGGCAATGTTCTGGGACTTCTGCGGCGAGATCCGCTAA
- the coaE gene encoding dephospho-CoA kinase has protein sequence MKKIGLTGGIGSGKSTVAKMLEEEGFAVVDADQIAREIMEPGSPVLDRVAAEFGADIIREDGTLDRGTLAGRAFVDKRATEKLNSITHPAIRTESERRFAEAEAAGEPAVVYDMPLLVDLGMHRDMDLTVVVDVDAEERVRRLVTARGLDEADARARIAQQLDDATRNAAADVLIDNNGDLDALKPQVDQLIARLRA, from the coding sequence ATGAAAAAGATCGGACTCACCGGCGGAATCGGCAGCGGCAAATCCACTGTGGCGAAGATGCTCGAAGAGGAAGGCTTCGCGGTGGTCGACGCCGACCAGATCGCCCGGGAGATCATGGAACCGGGCTCACCCGTCCTCGACCGCGTCGCGGCGGAATTCGGCGCGGACATCATCCGTGAGGACGGGACGCTGGATAGGGGGACATTGGCAGGAAGGGCGTTCGTCGATAAGCGGGCAACTGAAAAGTTGAACTCGATCACCCACCCGGCGATCCGTACGGAGTCCGAGCGCCGGTTCGCGGAGGCGGAAGCTGCCGGCGAACCGGCCGTCGTGTACGACATGCCGTTGCTCGTCGACCTCGGCATGCACCGCGACATGGACCTCACTGTCGTCGTCGACGTCGACGCCGAGGAACGCGTGCGGCGGCTCGTCACGGCGCGCGGCCTCGACGAAGCCGACGCCCGCGCCCGCATCGCGCAGCAGCTTGACGACGCCACCCGCAACGCCGCCGCCGACGTCCTCATCGACAACAACGGCGACCTGGACGCTCTTAAACCGCAGGTCGACCAGCTGATCGCGCGCCTGAGGGCCTGA
- a CDS encoding DUF4259 domain-containing protein → MGTWDIGPFDNDPAVDAVAALADGSFCMDQFRFDCGRGPLGTDEAESVIALAAVLNGYVPSKALAPALHFPFTLDDRRWIRRRASQALRPGSSELYDLWENAGELDTWLAETKKYVA, encoded by the coding sequence ATGGGAACGTGGGACATCGGGCCGTTCGACAACGACCCGGCAGTGGACGCCGTCGCAGCGCTTGCTGACGGCTCCTTCTGCATGGACCAGTTCCGTTTCGACTGCGGCCGCGGACCGCTCGGCACCGACGAAGCTGAATCCGTCATCGCTTTAGCCGCCGTGCTGAACGGGTACGTGCCCTCCAAAGCTCTCGCACCCGCGCTTCACTTCCCGTTCACCCTCGACGACCGCCGCTGGATTCGGCGTCGCGCTAGCCAGGCCCTGCGGCCGGGTAGCTCCGAGCTCTACGACCTGTGGGAAAATGCCGGCGAACTGGATACCTGGCTCGCCGAGACAAAGAAATACGTCGCGTAA
- a CDS encoding trimeric intracellular cation channel family protein: MSVDQVDPLISSIYQWMDVSGVLLMGIIGGTLARQLGYDIVGFLFIAMLSALGGGMLRDVLINQGTVAAMSQPEYLILAFTGALISRFTYFKGRAWEFLQSHGDALVSALWAATGASKAIQYGLPLLPTIMMGVFTATGGSMIRDVVTGREPAVFGGNQPAVIPAVACAVIVLIGNATGYLAISMVLGPVASFTLFLFGYYGNWRVSQDPDFAPVNATVTATATQVASLARKAEDRSRAVARGLEPKSVRAWRHRQMEKALQRRIEAEIRKGKHPAEARSDADEFLTEFTNQFPAIDAETLAAAGVETPTEDENLFEGIGVDLAGDSYDGETTEPDPAETEAMHADMLDIILSDAKLTDELIERLAERYKNRDA, from the coding sequence ATGTCCGTGGACCAGGTCGACCCGCTCATCAGCTCTATCTACCAATGGATGGACGTCTCCGGCGTTCTCCTGATGGGGATCATCGGCGGCACCCTTGCGCGCCAGCTCGGTTATGACATCGTGGGGTTTCTGTTCATCGCCATGCTTTCGGCGCTGGGCGGCGGCATGCTTCGCGACGTCCTCATCAACCAAGGCACCGTCGCCGCCATGAGCCAGCCTGAATACCTGATCCTGGCGTTCACCGGCGCGCTGATCTCCCGGTTCACATACTTCAAGGGCCGTGCGTGGGAGTTCCTCCAGTCGCACGGCGACGCCCTCGTTTCTGCGTTGTGGGCCGCCACCGGTGCGTCCAAGGCCATCCAGTACGGGCTACCGCTTCTGCCCACCATCATGATGGGTGTGTTCACCGCCACTGGCGGCAGCATGATCCGCGACGTCGTCACCGGTCGCGAGCCAGCCGTGTTCGGCGGGAACCAGCCAGCCGTGATTCCGGCGGTGGCCTGCGCGGTGATCGTGTTGATCGGTAACGCCACCGGCTACCTGGCCATATCGATGGTGCTGGGACCGGTCGCGAGTTTCACGCTGTTCCTCTTCGGTTACTACGGCAACTGGCGGGTCAGCCAAGATCCGGACTTCGCGCCGGTAAACGCCACCGTGACTGCCACAGCAACGCAAGTGGCGTCGCTTGCCCGGAAGGCCGAAGACCGCTCCCGCGCCGTAGCCCGCGGACTGGAGCCCAAAAGCGTGCGTGCCTGGCGCCACCGCCAGATGGAGAAAGCCTTGCAGCGGCGCATCGAGGCGGAGATCCGCAAGGGTAAGCACCCAGCCGAGGCCCGCAGCGACGCCGACGAGTTTCTCACCGAATTCACCAACCAGTTCCCCGCCATCGATGCTGAAACACTTGCCGCCGCTGGAGTCGAGACCCCCACTGAAGACGAGAACCTCTTCGAGGGCATCGGTGTCGACCTCGCCGGCGACTCCTACGACGGGGAAACGACGGAACCCGACCCCGCCGAGACCGAAGCAATGCATGCGGACATGCTGGACATCATTTTGTCCGACGCCAAGCTCACCGATGAACTCATCGAACGCCTCGCGGAACGATACAAAAATCGGGACGCCTAG
- the rpsA gene encoding 30S ribosomal protein S1 has product MPTSTTPQVAINDIGSSEEFLAAVDATIKYFNDGDIVTGTVVKVDHDEVLLDIGYKTEGVILSRELSIKHDIDPDEVVQIGDEIDALVLTKEDKEGRLLLSKKRAQYERAWGTIEELQKNDQPVTGTVIEVVKGGLILDIGLRGFLPASLVEMRRVRDLDPYIGQELEAKIIELDKHRNNVVLSRRAYLEETQSAVRSDFLHQLEKGQVRKGVVSSIVNFGAFVDLGGVDGLVHVSELSWKHIDHPSEVVTVGDEVTVEVLDVDLDRERVSLSLKATQEDPWRVFARTHAVGQIVPGKVTKLVPFGAFVRVEEGIEGLVHISELAQRHVEVPDQVVEVGQEVMVKVIDIDLERRRISLSLKQADEDYIEEFDPSRYGMADSYDEQGNYIFPEGFDPETNEWMEGYDEQRQEWEARYAEAARLHEAHTAQIERNRAAAAEAEESGEAAAPSNYSSTGDAAAPAAPSAGEAEQGGSLASDEQLAALREKLAGN; this is encoded by the coding sequence ATGCCCACTTCTACTACCCCGCAGGTTGCCATCAACGACATTGGCAGCTCTGAGGAATTTCTTGCCGCAGTTGACGCCACCATCAAGTACTTCAACGATGGTGACATTGTCACCGGCACCGTGGTCAAGGTCGACCACGACGAGGTTCTCCTTGACATCGGTTACAAGACCGAAGGTGTCATCCTGAGCCGTGAGCTCTCCATCAAGCACGACATCGACCCGGATGAGGTCGTTCAGATCGGCGATGAGATCGACGCTCTGGTCCTGACCAAGGAGGACAAGGAAGGCCGTCTTCTTCTGTCCAAGAAGCGTGCACAGTACGAGCGCGCTTGGGGCACCATTGAGGAGCTGCAGAAGAACGACCAGCCTGTCACCGGTACCGTCATCGAGGTGGTCAAGGGTGGCCTGATTCTCGACATCGGTCTGCGCGGCTTCCTGCCCGCATCCCTCGTTGAAATGCGCCGCGTCCGCGACCTGGACCCCTACATCGGCCAGGAACTCGAAGCGAAGATCATCGAGCTGGACAAGCACCGCAACAACGTCGTTCTCTCCCGCCGCGCTTACCTGGAGGAGACCCAGTCCGCGGTCCGCTCCGACTTCCTCCACCAGCTGGAGAAGGGCCAGGTCCGCAAGGGTGTCGTGTCCTCCATCGTCAACTTCGGCGCCTTTGTCGATCTCGGCGGTGTTGACGGCCTGGTCCACGTGTCCGAGCTGTCCTGGAAGCACATCGACCACCCGTCCGAGGTTGTCACCGTCGGCGACGAGGTCACTGTCGAGGTGCTCGACGTCGATCTCGACCGCGAGCGCGTCTCCCTGTCGCTGAAGGCGACCCAAGAAGATCCGTGGCGCGTCTTCGCCCGCACCCACGCTGTGGGCCAGATCGTTCCGGGCAAGGTCACCAAGCTCGTTCCGTTCGGCGCATTCGTCCGCGTCGAAGAGGGCATCGAGGGCCTGGTTCACATCTCCGAGCTGGCACAGCGCCACGTCGAGGTGCCGGATCAGGTCGTCGAGGTGGGCCAGGAGGTCATGGTCAAGGTCATCGACATCGACCTGGAACGCCGCCGCATCTCCCTGTCTCTCAAACAGGCAGACGAGGACTACATCGAGGAGTTCGACCCGTCCCGCTACGGCATGGCCGACTCTTACGACGAGCAGGGCAACTACATCTTCCCGGAGGGCTTCGACCCGGAGACCAACGAGTGGATGGAAGGCTACGACGAGCAGCGTCAGGAGTGGGAGGCCCGCTACGCCGAGGCTGCCCGCCTGCACGAGGCTCACACTGCTCAGATCGAGCGCAACCGCGCCGCTGCAGCCGAGGCTGAGGAATCCGGCGAGGCAGCAGCTCCGTCCAACTACAGCTCCACCGGCGATGCTGCAGCTCCGGCAGCTCCGTCCGCTGGTGAGGCTGAGCAGGGTGGCTCGCTTGCCTCCGACGAGCAGCTCGCGGCTCTGCGCGAGAAGCTCGCAGGCAACTAA